A stretch of bacterium DNA encodes these proteins:
- a CDS encoding DUF1232 domain-containing protein — MGWLESWKKRAKSLQAEVYALYLASRDPRVPWYAKLLILFVVAYAFSPIDLIPDFIPVLGYLDDLLLLPLGILLSIKLIPPPVMVECRKKAVAMTERSRPKNWIAAGVILLLWLLIVIATLRWARKISLAPPTAGT, encoded by the coding sequence ATGGGTTGGCTGGAAAGCTGGAAAAAACGAGCGAAGTCCCTCCAAGCCGAGGTCTACGCGCTTTACCTGGCTTCCCGCGATCCTCGAGTGCCTTGGTATGCCAAGCTTTTGATCCTCTTCGTCGTCGCTTACGCTTTCAGCCCCATCGACCTCATCCCCGATTTCATTCCGGTGCTTGGATACCTCGACGATTTGCTTTTACTGCCCTTGGGGATCCTCCTGTCGATTAAGTTGATCCCGCCGCCGGTCATGGTGGAATGCCGAAAAAAAGCGGTGGCGATGACGGAACGTTCCCGACCCAAAAACTGGATCGCCGCCGGGGTCATCCTGCTCCTTTGGCTCCTGATCGTCATCGCGACACTCCGATGGGCAAGGAAAATATCGCTGGCCCCTCCCACCGCTGGAACATAA